A DNA window from Aureibaculum sp. 2308TA14-22 contains the following coding sequences:
- the lpxK gene encoding tetraacyldisaccharide 4'-kinase, whose product MSILRKILYPFSVLYGEITAARNTFYDKEFLKSTQFDIPIIVVGNLSVGGTGKTPQVEYLVRLLQDKYKVAILSRGYKRNSKGFIIASETSTADEIGDEPLQYFKKFSNIIVAVDADRVNGIKQLTSLLDKPDVVLLDDAFQHRKVEAGFNILLTPYNDLYVDDKMLPTGNLREKVSGAERAQVIVVTKCPSKLNEIEQFETTKKLQIANHQTVFFSTINYGDAVIGKQDELKVDYLSNYKILLVTGIAKTKPLTDFLTEQQLDFQHLKYADHYNFSEKDLSKIATTFKEINSDKKIVLTTEKDYVRSFTNTKLNVYYLPIETSFIDHQGDFNRIITNYVEQSSGNS is encoded by the coding sequence ATGAGTATCTTGCGAAAAATATTATATCCCTTTTCTGTCCTTTATGGAGAAATTACAGCTGCAAGAAATACCTTTTATGATAAAGAATTTTTAAAATCCACTCAATTTGATATACCAATTATAGTTGTCGGCAATTTAAGTGTTGGTGGTACGGGTAAAACACCACAAGTTGAATATTTGGTCAGGCTTTTACAGGATAAATATAAAGTTGCTATACTTAGTAGAGGGTATAAAAGAAACTCTAAAGGTTTTATTATTGCAAGCGAAACGAGTACAGCTGATGAAATAGGAGACGAACCCCTTCAATATTTTAAGAAATTTTCTAATATCATAGTGGCTGTAGATGCGGACAGAGTTAATGGAATTAAACAGCTAACCAGTTTATTGGATAAGCCCGATGTAGTTTTATTGGATGATGCATTTCAGCATAGAAAAGTGGAAGCGGGATTCAATATATTACTGACACCTTATAATGATTTGTATGTAGATGATAAAATGCTTCCGACAGGAAACTTAAGAGAAAAAGTAAGTGGTGCGGAACGGGCTCAAGTTATTGTAGTAACCAAATGCCCATCAAAACTGAACGAAATTGAACAATTTGAAACCACTAAAAAATTACAGATAGCCAATCATCAAACAGTATTTTTTTCTACCATAAATTATGGGGATGCTGTTATTGGAAAGCAAGATGAACTAAAGGTTGATTACCTTTCCAATTATAAAATACTTTTAGTTACTGGCATAGCCAAAACAAAGCCTTTGACTGATTTTTTAACCGAACAACAACTAGATTTTCAGCATTTAAAGTATGCTGACCACTATAACTTTTCCGAAAAGGATTTAAGTAAAATTGCTACAACATTTAAAGAAATAAATTCAGACAAAAAGATTGTATTGACTACCGAGAAAGATTATGTGAGAAGTTTTACAAACACTAAATTGAACGTTTATTATTTGCCAATAGAAACCAGTTTTATAGACCATCAAGGGGATTTTAATAGAATTATCACAAATTATGTGGAACAAAGTTCAGGAAACAGTTAA
- a CDS encoding formylglycine-generating enzyme family protein encodes MKQFLLLLLILSLFSCKEENQKPKIDWIYVEGGSFTQGKNQYVISASGDTIKGFTSPKRTVKLSSFYISKYEITVKQFKEFCKQTDRKMPKRPNETAYAEKINTDDWVDEHPMLATWEEANAFASWAGGRLPTEAEWEYAAKGGNKSQGFTYSGSNDAREVGWVGENSDSTFHKVGLLKPNELGIYDMTGNISEWVSDWYNPELDVLEAVENPKGPEEGINNMKISKGVSWFYNAADPKTGKPLPFGIHMPEVRYQSPIPTRNDGFGFRIAKDK; translated from the coding sequence ATGAAACAATTCTTACTATTATTATTAATCCTATCACTATTTTCTTGCAAAGAAGAAAATCAAAAACCTAAAATTGATTGGATTTATGTTGAAGGTGGAAGCTTTACCCAAGGTAAAAACCAATATGTTATTAGTGCTAGTGGTGATACCATAAAGGGATTTACAAGTCCAAAGAGAACAGTGAAACTCAGTAGTTTTTATATCAGTAAATATGAGATAACGGTAAAACAGTTTAAAGAGTTTTGCAAACAAACTGATAGAAAAATGCCAAAACGGCCCAACGAAACTGCATATGCCGAAAAAATAAATACTGATGACTGGGTGGATGAACACCCTATGTTGGCAACTTGGGAAGAAGCTAACGCTTTTGCTAGTTGGGCAGGTGGAAGATTACCAACTGAAGCAGAATGGGAATATGCTGCTAAAGGAGGAAATAAAAGCCAAGGTTTTACGTACAGTGGAAGTAACGATGCCCGCGAAGTAGGCTGGGTTGGTGAAAATTCCGACAGTACATTTCATAAAGTAGGTCTCTTAAAACCAAACGAACTGGGAATTTACGACATGACGGGTAATATTAGTGAATGGGTTTCAGATTGGTATAATCCAGAATTGGATGTATTGGAAGCTGTTGAAAACCCAAAAGGGCCAGAAGAAGGTATAAACAACATGAAAATATCAAAAGGAGTAAGTTGGTTTTATAATGCCGCAGACCCTAAAACTGGTAAACCTTTACCCTTTGGCATTCATATGCCCGAAGTGCGTTATCAATCTCCAATACCAACCAGAAATGATGGTTTTGGATTTAGAATTGCTAAAGATAAATAA
- a CDS encoding purine-nucleoside phosphorylase has protein sequence MWNKVQETVNFLKEKGFLDADFGIVLGSGLGGLVDRISVIEKLAYADIPNFSRSTTPGHSGFLIYGILSGKKVIAMQGRFHYYEGWSMGEVVFPIRVLKFLGIENLILSNASGGVNPNFKVGDIMIIKDHINMMPEHPLRGKNDNRFGPRFVDMHEPYNLEMISKFKEVAKNQHVNLHEGIYLGLQGPTFETPAEYRMVKLMGADAVGMSTVPEVIVAKHLGMNCIGLSIITDLGVEGKVEAVSHEEVQVVAQKAGKTVSMLVEQFVGLK, from the coding sequence ATGTGGAACAAAGTTCAGGAAACAGTTAATTTTTTAAAAGAGAAGGGATTTTTAGATGCCGATTTCGGAATCGTTCTAGGTTCTGGATTGGGCGGTCTGGTGGATAGAATTTCCGTAATCGAAAAGTTGGCTTATGCCGATATTCCCAATTTTTCTAGATCGACAACTCCTGGTCATTCCGGATTTCTAATTTATGGAATCTTGTCGGGCAAAAAAGTAATTGCCATGCAAGGCAGGTTTCATTATTATGAAGGCTGGTCTATGGGCGAGGTGGTTTTTCCTATAAGAGTTTTAAAATTTTTAGGCATAGAAAATTTAATTCTATCAAATGCTTCGGGAGGGGTAAACCCGAATTTTAAAGTAGGTGATATTATGATTATCAAAGACCACATCAACATGATGCCTGAGCATCCGTTACGTGGTAAAAATGATAATCGTTTTGGTCCACGATTTGTAGACATGCACGAACCCTATAATTTGGAAATGATTTCTAAATTTAAGGAAGTTGCTAAAAATCAGCACGTTAATTTACATGAAGGTATTTATTTGGGCTTGCAAGGGCCAACTTTTGAGACACCAGCGGAATATCGAATGGTAAAATTAATGGGAGCTGACGCGGTAGGAATGAGTACCGTACCCGAAGTAATTGTTGCGAAACATTTAGGTATGAATTGCATTGGACTTTCTATAATTACTGATTTGGGAGTTGAGGGTAAAGTAGAAGCGGTTTCGCATGAAGAAGTACAAGTAGTAGCACAAAAAGCTGGTAAAACAGTTAGTATGTTGGTAGAACAATTTGTGGGATTAAAATAA
- a CDS encoding serine hydrolase domain-containing protein, with the protein MNIPKRMLIKTVLFTLSAFISITTVSCAQPKANKLDELVSTYADYGEFNGTVLVAEEGKVIYKKAFGLANMEWDIPNKTNTKFRIGSITKQFTAMLIMQLVAENKLDLHKPISTYLSDYPKENGDKITIHHLLTHTSGIPNSYESTKPKAFRPDNYKLKELVQEFSALPLEFTPGEKFSYCNAGYNLLGFIVETVTKKKYEEVLQDQIFTPLKMTNTGFDKHRTLQKNRASGYFKNWGDYYNANYVDMSAVSAAGAIYSTVEDLYLWDQVLYSEKLLPKKYLDLVFTKHIPDHDYGGKYGYGWSIKDKLLGNSNSKIETIGHDGMIDGFCAIITRIPSSKSTIILLSNIRRAPLNAMTKGFLGILYDKSYDFPKKSAAYSLLDAINEKGTANGIEYYKSIKNNSSHYLSEDEMNIVSYKFLQSDRPEMAAEVLKLGIESYPRAFNLYDSYGEVLLSLGDTAKAIKNYRKSIELNPKNEHGLTILKKLEINTTEIEKTNLNLLEIDSTWGQETFIFPIHFAPEINYEGFEDIRFAPGWAKKDSTDFWTYVFAWSVKADSAISGNEMETNLKLYFDGLMKVVNKDEDKIIPKTLIKLHKKEDSNNRTIYTGDLTIYDAFTTQKPMILNVYVENYYLEKKKKAVVLFKFSPKAFEHDIWNKVKEVKIRDTIFK; encoded by the coding sequence ATGAACATACCTAAAAGAATGCTAATTAAAACCGTTTTATTTACTCTCTCCGCTTTTATCTCAATTACTACTGTTTCCTGTGCACAGCCCAAAGCAAATAAACTTGACGAACTCGTTAGTACGTATGCAGATTATGGAGAATTTAACGGAACGGTTTTAGTAGCAGAAGAAGGAAAAGTTATTTATAAAAAAGCCTTTGGGTTGGCTAATATGGAATGGGACATTCCAAATAAAACCAATACAAAATTTCGAATTGGTTCCATTACCAAACAATTTACGGCTATGTTAATTATGCAATTGGTTGCTGAAAACAAACTCGATTTGCACAAACCGATATCAACCTATTTATCGGATTATCCTAAAGAAAATGGAGATAAAATTACCATTCACCATTTACTTACACATACTTCGGGAATTCCAAACTCTTACGAATCAACCAAACCAAAGGCGTTTAGGCCTGATAATTACAAATTAAAAGAATTGGTACAAGAATTTTCGGCACTACCGTTGGAATTTACTCCAGGTGAAAAATTCAGCTATTGCAATGCCGGTTATAACCTTTTGGGTTTTATTGTAGAAACCGTTACAAAAAAGAAGTACGAAGAAGTTTTACAAGACCAAATCTTTACACCATTAAAAATGACTAACACTGGTTTTGATAAACACAGAACTCTACAAAAAAACAGAGCCTCTGGCTATTTTAAGAATTGGGGAGATTATTACAATGCCAATTATGTAGATATGTCTGCTGTTTCGGCCGCTGGGGCTATCTATTCAACCGTTGAAGATTTATACTTATGGGATCAGGTCTTATATTCAGAAAAATTACTGCCAAAAAAATACTTGGATTTAGTATTTACAAAACATATACCCGACCATGATTATGGAGGCAAATATGGATACGGTTGGAGTATTAAAGATAAACTTTTGGGGAATTCCAATAGTAAAATAGAAACCATTGGGCATGATGGTATGATCGATGGGTTTTGTGCCATCATTACACGTATTCCTTCTAGTAAATCAACCATTATTTTGTTGAGTAATATTAGAAGAGCTCCGCTAAACGCCATGACAAAAGGTTTTCTTGGAATTCTATATGACAAGTCGTATGACTTTCCTAAAAAGTCGGCTGCTTATTCGTTGCTCGATGCAATAAATGAGAAAGGAACAGCTAATGGAATTGAATACTATAAATCTATTAAAAATAATAGTTCTCATTACCTTAGTGAAGATGAAATGAATATAGTTAGTTACAAATTCTTACAATCGGACAGACCTGAAATGGCTGCTGAAGTACTTAAACTTGGTATTGAATCGTATCCGCGTGCTTTTAATCTTTACGATAGTTACGGAGAAGTGCTTTTATCCTTGGGAGATACTGCCAAAGCAATCAAAAATTATAGAAAATCTATAGAATTAAACCCTAAGAATGAACATGGGTTAACCATTTTGAAAAAATTGGAAATTAATACTACCGAAATTGAAAAAACCAACTTAAATCTTTTGGAAATAGATAGTACATGGGGGCAAGAAACTTTTATTTTTCCAATACACTTTGCTCCAGAAATAAACTATGAAGGATTTGAAGATATCCGTTTCGCTCCAGGTTGGGCTAAAAAAGACAGTACCGATTTTTGGACTTATGTTTTTGCATGGAGTGTAAAAGCCGATTCAGCAATATCAGGTAATGAGATGGAAACCAATTTAAAACTTTATTTTGATGGGTTGATGAAGGTTGTAAACAAAGATGAAGATAAAATCATCCCAAAAACACTAATAAAACTCCATAAAAAAGAAGATTCTAACAATAGGACTATATATACTGGAGACCTAACTATTTATGATGCGTTTACAACTCAAAAACCGATGATATTAAATGTTTATGTAGAGAACTATTATCTTGAGAAAAAAAAGAAAGCGGTAGTTCTATTTAAATTTTCGCCTAAGGCATTTGAACATGATATCTGGAATAAAGTTAAAGAGGTAAAGATTCGAGATACTATTTTTAAATAA
- a CDS encoding N-acyl-D-amino-acid deacylase family protein has protein sequence MKTTLVKSQILIFALLLFASCKNDKIETKKVTQSEPEEIVVEPNIDSVDVAIINGNILDGTGKKTYSANIYINSDSIVYIGNLTNPNLKIGKTIDAKGKTVSPGFIDLHAHGNPLSTPDFENFLAMGVTTIVLGQDGSSTSAKDLANYLKKVDEQNLGVNIVEFVGHGTLRNLAGIGTKSKITETELEKLKALLKERLQYTFGLSTGLEYAPGLYAEESELIALAKVVGEQNKMIMSHMRNEDDDAIIESIKELSRQGSNTRVHIAHLKSVYGKGAERANEILDTIKKIRKSGIKLTADMYPYMASYTGISIVFPDWSKTPQQFAVAKKTRRKELEDFIRNKVNLRNGSEATLLGSAPYTGMTLAEAAASKNKPFEQFLIEDLGPQGSSGAYFVMNKELQETFLKDPIMGICSDGSKTGHHPRGHGTFAKIIETYVVKDSILSLEEAVRKMTFYAAEILQLPKRGTFAIGNKADIIIFEPNNIKAPADYVNPHQLAKGFEKVLVNGKLVRDNEKLASELSGKVLLPK, from the coding sequence ATGAAAACTACTTTAGTTAAATCTCAAATTTTAATTTTTGCTCTACTCCTATTTGCTTCATGTAAAAATGACAAAATAGAAACTAAAAAAGTAACACAATCTGAACCAGAAGAAATTGTGGTTGAACCCAATATCGATTCTGTGGATGTTGCCATAATTAACGGTAATATTCTAGACGGCACAGGTAAAAAAACCTATTCGGCGAACATTTACATTAATTCAGATAGTATCGTTTATATCGGAAATTTGACCAATCCCAATTTAAAAATAGGCAAAACAATTGATGCCAAGGGCAAAACTGTTAGTCCCGGATTTATAGATCTGCACGCACACGGCAATCCGTTAAGCACACCCGATTTTGAAAATTTTCTCGCTATGGGCGTCACCACAATTGTTTTAGGACAAGACGGTAGCAGCACAAGTGCGAAGGACTTAGCCAACTATTTAAAAAAAGTCGATGAACAGAATCTCGGTGTCAATATTGTTGAGTTTGTTGGGCATGGCACCTTACGAAATTTAGCGGGAATCGGAACAAAATCAAAAATTACCGAAACGGAATTAGAAAAATTAAAAGCACTTCTAAAAGAACGATTACAATACACGTTTGGTCTTTCAACGGGGTTAGAATACGCACCAGGTTTATATGCCGAAGAAAGCGAATTGATAGCCTTGGCGAAGGTGGTTGGCGAACAAAACAAAATGATTATGAGCCATATGCGGAATGAAGATGATGATGCTATTATTGAATCTATAAAAGAACTGAGCAGACAGGGCAGTAACACCCGTGTGCATATTGCACATTTAAAATCGGTATATGGTAAAGGTGCAGAACGAGCCAATGAGATTTTAGACACCATTAAAAAAATTCGAAAATCAGGTATAAAATTAACTGCAGATATGTATCCATATATGGCAAGTTATACAGGTATTTCCATTGTTTTTCCCGATTGGTCCAAAACACCACAACAATTTGCTGTTGCTAAGAAAACACGAAGAAAAGAATTGGAAGATTTTATCAGAAATAAAGTCAATTTACGCAATGGCTCTGAAGCTACGCTGTTGGGTTCTGCACCTTATACGGGAATGACCTTGGCGGAAGCTGCAGCTTCCAAGAACAAACCTTTTGAACAATTTTTAATTGAAGATTTAGGCCCACAAGGTTCATCTGGGGCGTATTTTGTCATGAATAAGGAACTGCAAGAAACCTTTTTGAAAGACCCTATTATGGGCATCTGTTCTGATGGTAGTAAAACCGGGCATCACCCTCGTGGACATGGTACATTTGCCAAAATTATTGAAACTTATGTAGTAAAAGATAGCATTCTGAGCCTCGAAGAAGCCGTTAGAAAAATGACCTTCTATGCGGCTGAAATTTTGCAATTACCAAAACGAGGCACATTCGCTATTGGCAACAAAGCGGATATTATCATTTTTGAACCTAACAATATAAAAGCACCCGCGGATTATGTAAATCCACATCAATTAGCAAAAGGTTTTGAGAAAGTGTTGGTGAATGGAAAATTGGTTAGGGATAATGAGAAATTGGCAAGTGAATTGAGTGGTAAGGTGTTGTTGCCAAAGTGA
- a CDS encoding LolA family protein, with product MKNLITTIVLILSVSFTFAQTDAKAKKLLDEVSNKMNKYENIYVQFKYNLDNAKEKVHQETRGDVTLKGDLYNVNFLGTNQFFDGRKTYTIITEDEEVNISDAEDNEEGTITPSKFFSFYKKGFNYKWDILQNITGRKIQYVKLTPIDSNSDIKQILLGVDVNTNHIYKLIETGNNGTVTTLTVSDFKTNQPISETLFTFDKAKYENEGYIINEL from the coding sequence ATGAAAAATTTAATTACAACTATTGTTTTAATACTTAGTGTTTCATTTACATTTGCTCAAACCGATGCAAAAGCAAAGAAGTTACTTGATGAGGTGTCCAATAAAATGAACAAATATGAAAATATTTATGTTCAGTTCAAGTACAACTTAGACAATGCAAAGGAGAAAGTACATCAAGAAACCAGAGGAGATGTAACCCTAAAAGGAGATTTGTACAATGTTAATTTTTTAGGTACGAATCAATTTTTTGATGGTAGAAAAACTTACACTATCATTACCGAAGATGAAGAAGTAAATATTTCTGATGCTGAAGATAATGAAGAAGGAACCATTACACCCTCAAAATTTTTCTCTTTCTACAAAAAAGGATTCAATTACAAATGGGATATTTTACAAAACATAACAGGTAGAAAAATACAATATGTAAAACTAACCCCTATTGATAGTAATTCTGATATTAAGCAAATTTTATTGGGTGTTGATGTAAATACAAATCATATTTATAAATTGATTGAAACAGGAAATAACGGCACGGTAACCACTCTTACTGTTTCTGATTTTAAAACCAATCAACCAATATCAGAAACACTTTTTACTTTTGATAAGGCCAAATACGAAAACGAGGGCTACATAATTAATGAATTATAA
- the ribB gene encoding 3,4-dihydroxy-2-butanone-4-phosphate synthase — MISTQPNKIQLNTIKEAISDIKKGKVVIVVDDEDRENEGDFIAAAEMVTPEMINFMSTQGRGLICAPIVGNRCEDLGLDMMVQDNTVLHQTQFTVSVDLIGNGCTTGISVHDRAKTIKALVDDNTKPHELGRPGHIFPLRAKNGGVLRRTGHTEAAVDLARLAGFKPAGILVEILNEDGSMARLPELLEVAKKFDLKIISIEDLVAYRMLHDSLIEKVEDFPFKTRFGEFRLRAYKQTTNSQVHLALTKGNWSEDEPVLTRVNSTLINNDIIRLLTSKPDDTFSRMFKMINDEGKGAIVFINQENQSFNLLSRLNMIKDLQEDNKTKVPRIKPDTKDFGIGAQILHDLGISKLRIISNDDQIKKRVGIIGYGLEIVENVSY, encoded by the coding sequence ATGATTTCAACACAACCAAATAAAATACAATTGAATACAATTAAAGAAGCTATTTCTGATATTAAAAAGGGTAAAGTTGTTATAGTAGTAGATGATGAAGATCGTGAAAACGAAGGCGATTTTATTGCGGCCGCAGAAATGGTAACGCCAGAAATGATAAATTTTATGTCTACCCAAGGTAGGGGATTAATTTGTGCACCTATTGTTGGTAACAGATGTGAGGACTTAGGTTTAGATATGATGGTTCAGGACAATACTGTGTTGCATCAAACTCAATTTACAGTCTCAGTCGATTTAATTGGAAACGGCTGTACTACAGGTATTTCGGTACATGACAGGGCTAAAACCATCAAAGCTCTAGTTGATGATAATACGAAGCCACATGAGTTAGGCAGACCAGGCCATATTTTTCCGTTACGAGCTAAAAATGGTGGCGTTTTAAGAAGAACTGGTCATACTGAGGCAGCGGTTGACCTAGCAAGATTAGCTGGGTTTAAGCCTGCGGGAATCTTAGTGGAAATATTGAACGAAGATGGCTCTATGGCCAGATTGCCAGAGTTGCTAGAAGTTGCCAAAAAATTTGATTTAAAAATAATTTCTATTGAAGATTTAGTAGCGTATAGAATGCTACATGATTCTTTAATCGAAAAAGTAGAAGATTTTCCATTTAAAACCCGTTTTGGCGAATTCAGATTAAGAGCTTATAAACAAACTACGAACAGTCAAGTCCATTTGGCATTAACAAAAGGGAATTGGAGTGAAGATGAGCCGGTCTTGACTCGTGTGAATTCTACATTGATTAATAATGATATCATAAGATTATTAACCAGTAAACCTGATGACACTTTTAGTAGAATGTTTAAAATGATAAATGATGAAGGTAAAGGAGCTATTGTTTTTATTAATCAAGAAAATCAGTCGTTTAATTTGTTAAGTAGGCTAAACATGATTAAAGATTTACAAGAGGATAATAAAACGAAAGTGCCAAGAATAAAACCAGATACAAAGGATTTTGGTATCGGTGCACAGATTTTACATGACTTAGGGATTTCTAAATTAAGAATAATCTCTAATGATGACCAAATTAAAAAACGCGTAGGTATTATAGGCTATGGTTTAGAAATAGTTGAAAACGTAAGTTATTAA
- a CDS encoding LptF/LptG family permease yields MKILNKYILKSFLVPFLATFFIILFVLVMQVLWLQFDKIAGKGIGVGHILQFLGYIAQMQVPLALPIAILLSSIMALGTLAENYEFAAIKSAGISLQRFIRPLVLLMVLLSGLNFLFLNYAFPRAAFKFKNMLADLKKTEPALALIPGSFNSEIPGYSIKFDEKYGKDDNLLKNVLIYTDLDQNQANVKVITAESGEITTEEGSRYMTLTLKNGHRHEELPEKNRRYKEGAKLPATKADFKEAVINIDVSDLSNVDDKDYTQDREMLSLKQLNYYSDSLKVPYDDYVATKAKNFLIRAGIKDLDKDTTDFTGINSNILENFDDKNKGQLYNNAVELSKKALDDIEGFNSVLKNKRKFLNVYDTEYHRRLAFSFACLVLFFIGAPLGSIIRKGGFGFPMIMAILIFVIYFFISTLGRNMAWSSAVSAPLGGWLATLILLPFGIFLMIRATKEKGIFNLDTFLQPITIFFKKLFNTKEKKGFK; encoded by the coding sequence GTGAAAATCTTAAACAAATACATACTAAAAAGTTTTTTAGTACCTTTTTTAGCAACATTTTTTATTATCCTATTTGTACTTGTAATGCAGGTACTTTGGTTACAGTTTGATAAAATTGCTGGAAAAGGTATTGGTGTTGGTCATATTTTACAATTTTTAGGCTATATAGCTCAAATGCAAGTGCCTTTGGCCTTACCAATTGCTATCTTACTTTCTTCAATTATGGCTTTGGGTACATTGGCCGAAAATTATGAATTTGCTGCCATAAAATCAGCAGGCATTTCTTTACAACGTTTTATTAGACCATTAGTTCTTCTGATGGTACTATTAAGTGGGTTAAACTTCTTATTTTTAAACTATGCCTTTCCAAGAGCAGCTTTTAAGTTTAAAAATATGTTGGCTGATTTAAAAAAGACCGAACCGGCCTTGGCCTTAATACCAGGGTCATTCAATTCAGAAATTCCCGGTTACAGCATTAAATTTGATGAAAAATATGGTAAGGATGATAACTTGCTAAAAAATGTACTAATCTATACAGATTTGGATCAAAACCAAGCAAATGTAAAAGTGATTACGGCAGAAAGTGGTGAAATTACAACTGAAGAGGGTAGTAGATATATGACATTGACTTTAAAAAACGGTCACCGTCACGAAGAATTACCAGAAAAGAATAGGAGATACAAAGAGGGTGCAAAATTGCCTGCAACTAAAGCTGACTTTAAGGAAGCTGTAATTAACATAGATGTTTCTGATTTGAGCAATGTTGACGATAAGGATTATACGCAGGATAGGGAAATGTTGAGCTTAAAGCAGCTTAATTATTATTCAGACTCCTTAAAAGTGCCTTATGATGACTATGTAGCTACTAAAGCAAAGAATTTTTTAATCAGAGCCGGGATTAAAGACTTAGATAAAGACACTACAGATTTTACTGGAATAAATTCAAACATCTTAGAAAATTTTGATGATAAAAATAAAGGTCAACTCTATAACAATGCTGTTGAACTTTCCAAAAAAGCATTGGATGATATTGAGGGTTTTAACTCAGTTTTAAAAAATAAACGAAAATTTTTAAATGTGTATGATACTGAATATCATAGAAGGTTAGCATTCTCTTTTGCCTGTTTAGTACTATTCTTTATTGGTGCCCCTCTAGGATCTATAATCCGTAAAGGAGGGTTTGGTTTCCCTATGATTATGGCCATTTTAATTTTTGTAATTTACTTTTTTATATCTACTTTAGGCAGAAATATGGCTTGGTCAAGTGCTGTATCTGCTCCATTGGGGGGATGGTTGGCAACTTTAATTTTATTACCGTTTGGTATTTTTTTAATGATTAGGGCAACCAAAGAAAAAGGCATCTTTAATTTAGATACTTTTTTACAACCTATCACTATATTTTTCAAAAAACTATTTAATACCAAAGAAAAAAAAGGATTTAAATGA
- a CDS encoding winged helix-turn-helix domain-containing protein: MKSRFIYTFLALLMALTAVWVLSGSDKENDEFSEVVKIALRDAGNQLLLSNNDTTSLILPVVQLEKSKYKLTFQNPLSFEPSTLVSVIKNSFHKSELPKYYRVEVIQCADQEVAYSYEIKNESEKDIIPCTGRYLPENCYTIEVRFSNNTFSFLSSKSLWFVLSSIVLLVFLVPFFKRKPVLKTEEKDENFATIGSFQFYPEQNKLVQASTEINLSKKECELLALFAASPNQIIKRDELTKKVWEDNGVFVGRSLDTYISKLRKKLKADDTIKLTNVHGIGYKLEVS; this comes from the coding sequence ATGAAGAGCAGATTTATATATACCTTTTTAGCATTGCTTATGGCTTTAACTGCCGTTTGGGTATTGTCAGGTTCAGATAAAGAAAATGATGAGTTTTCTGAAGTGGTTAAAATTGCCTTACGTGATGCTGGTAATCAATTATTGTTATCAAATAATGATACCACCTCTTTAATACTACCTGTTGTTCAATTAGAAAAGTCTAAGTATAAATTGACTTTTCAAAATCCACTCAGTTTTGAGCCCAGTACGTTGGTTTCGGTTATAAAAAATAGTTTTCATAAGTCAGAGCTACCCAAGTATTATCGTGTGGAGGTTATTCAATGTGCTGACCAAGAAGTGGCTTATAGTTATGAAATAAAAAATGAATCTGAAAAAGACATTATTCCATGTACAGGACGTTACCTACCCGAAAATTGTTATACCATTGAAGTGCGATTTTCCAATAACACATTTTCTTTTTTAAGTAGTAAATCCCTTTGGTTTGTATTAAGTAGTATTGTTCTTTTAGTTTTTTTAGTTCCCTTTTTTAAACGAAAACCGGTTTTAAAAACAGAAGAAAAGGATGAAAATTTTGCTACTATTGGTAGTTTTCAATTTTACCCTGAGCAGAATAAATTGGTACAAGCAAGTACAGAAATAAACCTTTCAAAAAAAGAGTGTGAGTTGTTAGCCCTATTTGCTGCTAGCCCCAACCAAATTATAAAACGTGACGAATTAACTAAAAAAGTTTGGGAAGACAATGGTGTTTTTGTAGGAAGAAGTTTAGATACTTACATTTCTAAACTGCGTAAGAAATTAAAAGCTGATGATACTATTAAATTGACCAACGTGCATGGGATAGGGTATAAGTTGGAGGTGAGTTAG